From a single Pseudoalteromonas nigrifaciens genomic region:
- a CDS encoding DUF1439 domain-containing protein — protein MKILFIIAALFLTACNATQGMSVYSFTNADVESLLTKQLPKLSEQVSLMGLPVEFDVNDVSVNIGPENRDVVVLGADSSANISAFALKYPVRLKLQIEGSPFYDSEKKAVFLRNIKLLDSSVDAGGFKGNLGALDEQAMDIINRFLAVNPVYELNMNDPKMALLSKLPLDMKVVAGAIKLVPRL, from the coding sequence ATGAAAATATTATTTATTATTGCCGCATTATTTTTAACTGCATGTAACGCTACACAAGGAATGTCTGTTTATTCATTTACTAACGCCGACGTGGAGTCGTTATTAACAAAACAGCTTCCTAAATTAAGCGAACAGGTAAGTTTAATGGGATTACCAGTAGAGTTTGATGTAAACGATGTGAGTGTAAATATTGGTCCAGAAAATCGTGATGTTGTAGTGCTAGGCGCCGATTCAAGCGCTAACATTAGTGCTTTTGCATTAAAATACCCAGTACGCTTAAAGCTGCAAATAGAAGGTAGCCCATTTTACGACAGCGAGAAAAAAGCGGTGTTTTTACGTAATATAAAATTACTAGATTCGAGTGTTGATGCTGGTGGTTTTAAAGGTAATTTAGGTGCGCTAGACGAACAAGCTATGGATATTATTAACCGCTTTTTAGCTGTAAACCCAGTGTATGAGCTAAATATGAACGATCCTAAAATGGCCTTGCTAAGTAAACTACCACTTGATATGAAAGTGGTTGCAGGCGCTATAAAATTGGTTCCACGCCTTTAA
- a CDS encoding DUF349 domain-containing protein yields the protein MIFKHLFTPKWKHPKLQVRLDAIEKLDVQRDAIILSTLALEDSSAEIRRKALQKVNDLPLWWKAYKQDQALKDIAEQQISTAVLSSESTLSPQIKSEYIERFAPVKTLEKLAFAEKELQVRVKLLKRLGNPKLIEKAFKEGSEELQAQLVELVITHQLTKPLLKHAQNSAKTALNTHLENERLAIEMPAQVGGETRVILAKLNALRDKNDFALVNPKAGELMAQWQALELKWLSTEQVKLLNEKYSTITEKLNAHIAQLRSEHEKEQQLLALQQRQLLALATLEALSEEIENALQLGLETPEQIQQDWLDAKVAQAQQAINETELANNPQSKQVINKLEKSFTQVAKLPELTSAIKDYKLAFAALCEIKPAADLAQYDETLAAFNSGFKAARNHLNILDSALQGTFKTQLNAHKKQFLVPMNELIKPLEKNQSQAKRKARDVKRLIEEGRFNVAFGVFKGFEELFNTLTEQYQQPLVSLKTDLEAQLADAKDWQKYAAAPKREALLEEVSTLALEECVDPQQRADQVKVLRKRWNELGRLDTDEEKQQGEQFDQKIELLFAPCRNYFAEQEVQREASKAQRESIIADMHALHLLATDEQGFDWKQFESQYNRLNKAWRSVGKVDPKTYRVLNDRYKNEQQRVLAALNAFHKGNATLKNALVEQAQQLSQSDDLAAACQELKQLQQQWQAIGFAGLKAENALWQKFRQFNDETFTKRSSEFEQQKLDQSENDKQVVAELNELELALGQINEKAQLHDLETKVKGYTQFKSLSPKVTSLLSAIEEKLAGLTSKAEQANLVALFNALENNEAIPSQYQAALKTSLSSAQLLTRMEILANVSSNDAMQRMAEQVAMLDDKHRGEHADISYYLKQLLALSEGSVDADTLARLKAVFTA from the coding sequence ATGATCTTTAAACACCTTTTTACGCCAAAATGGAAACACCCAAAGCTGCAAGTACGTCTAGACGCAATCGAAAAATTAGATGTACAACGCGACGCAATAATTTTAAGCACTTTAGCGCTGGAAGATAGCTCAGCAGAAATTCGTCGTAAGGCACTGCAAAAAGTAAACGACTTGCCACTGTGGTGGAAAGCTTATAAACAAGATCAAGCATTAAAAGATATTGCTGAACAACAAATATCTACCGCTGTTTTAAGTAGCGAAAGTACACTGTCGCCGCAAATTAAAAGCGAATATATAGAGCGTTTTGCACCAGTAAAAACCCTTGAAAAACTTGCCTTTGCAGAAAAAGAGTTGCAAGTGCGGGTTAAGTTACTAAAGCGCCTAGGAAACCCTAAACTAATAGAAAAAGCCTTTAAAGAGGGCAGCGAAGAGTTACAAGCGCAACTAGTTGAGCTGGTTATTACCCACCAGTTAACTAAACCATTATTAAAGCATGCACAAAACAGTGCTAAAACAGCGCTTAACACGCATTTAGAAAACGAGCGTTTAGCAATTGAAATGCCAGCGCAAGTTGGGGGGGAAACCCGTGTTATTTTAGCTAAGCTAAATGCGCTGCGCGATAAAAATGATTTTGCATTAGTCAACCCAAAAGCCGGTGAGTTAATGGCGCAATGGCAAGCCTTAGAGCTTAAATGGCTTAGCACTGAGCAAGTAAAACTGTTAAACGAAAAGTACAGCACAATTACCGAAAAGCTAAATGCCCATATTGCACAGCTTCGCAGTGAGCACGAAAAAGAGCAGCAATTACTTGCACTACAACAGCGTCAACTGTTGGCATTAGCAACGCTTGAAGCTTTAAGTGAAGAAATTGAAAATGCATTACAACTTGGCCTAGAAACGCCAGAGCAAATTCAGCAAGATTGGCTTGATGCAAAAGTAGCGCAGGCTCAACAAGCAATAAATGAAACAGAGTTAGCCAATAACCCGCAATCAAAGCAGGTTATTAATAAGTTAGAAAAGTCATTTACTCAAGTAGCTAAATTACCTGAGCTAACGTCTGCTATTAAAGATTATAAGCTGGCATTTGCTGCACTGTGTGAAATAAAACCAGCAGCCGATTTAGCCCAATACGACGAAACCCTAGCTGCATTTAATAGTGGTTTTAAAGCAGCGCGTAATCATCTAAATATATTAGATAGTGCATTGCAAGGTACGTTTAAAACACAACTTAATGCGCATAAAAAGCAATTTTTAGTGCCAATGAACGAGTTGATAAAACCGCTTGAAAAAAATCAAAGCCAAGCTAAACGCAAAGCCCGTGATGTAAAGCGCCTAATAGAAGAAGGTCGTTTTAACGTTGCATTTGGTGTGTTTAAAGGCTTTGAAGAGTTATTTAATACCTTAACTGAGCAGTATCAGCAACCACTTGTAAGCTTAAAAACCGATTTAGAAGCGCAGCTAGCTGACGCCAAAGATTGGCAAAAATATGCTGCAGCACCAAAGCGCGAAGCATTACTTGAAGAAGTTAGCACGCTCGCTTTAGAGGAGTGCGTAGATCCCCAGCAACGGGCTGATCAAGTTAAAGTGTTGCGTAAACGTTGGAATGAGCTTGGCCGCTTAGATACAGACGAAGAAAAGCAACAAGGTGAGCAATTTGATCAAAAAATCGAATTATTGTTTGCACCTTGCCGTAACTATTTTGCAGAGCAAGAAGTACAACGTGAAGCGTCAAAAGCGCAGCGCGAAAGTATTATTGCTGACATGCATGCACTGCACTTACTCGCAACTGACGAGCAGGGTTTTGATTGGAAGCAGTTTGAAAGCCAATACAATCGTTTAAACAAAGCATGGCGTAGTGTGGGTAAAGTTGACCCTAAAACGTACCGTGTATTAAACGATCGTTACAAAAACGAGCAGCAGCGTGTGCTAGCGGCGTTAAATGCGTTTCATAAAGGCAATGCTACACTTAAAAATGCATTAGTAGAGCAAGCGCAGCAATTATCACAAAGTGATGACCTAGCAGCAGCATGCCAAGAGCTAAAACAATTACAGCAGCAGTGGCAAGCAATTGGCTTTGCCGGCTTAAAAGCTGAAAATGCCTTATGGCAAAAATTTCGTCAATTTAACGACGAAACTTTTACTAAACGCAGTAGCGAGTTTGAACAGCAAAAGTTAGATCAAAGCGAAAACGACAAGCAAGTAGTCGCTGAGCTTAACGAACTTGAATTGGCGCTGGGTCAAATTAACGAAAAAGCGCAATTACACGACTTAGAAACTAAAGTTAAAGGGTATACCCAGTTTAAGTCACTATCGCCAAAAGTAACGTCGTTACTTAGCGCCATAGAAGAGAAGCTTGCAGGGCTAACGAGCAAAGCCGAACAAGCTAATTTAGTGGCCTTATTTAACGCTCTTGAAAATAATGAAGCGATACCGAGCCAGTACCAAGCTGCACTTAAAACATCACTTAGTAGCGCACAGTTACTTACTAGAATGGAAATTTTAGCTAATGTAAGTAGTAATGATGCAATGCAAAGAATGGCAGAGCAAGTTGCCATGTTAGATGATAAGCATCGTGGCGAACATGCAGATATAAGCTATTATTTAAAGCAGTTGTTAGCGCTCAGTGAAGGTTCAGTTGATGCTGACACACTAGCACGGCTAAAGGCTGTTTTTACAGCTTAG
- a CDS encoding YeaC family protein — protein MNIDNLVQNITPELFERLQYGAATGKWPDGTPLSDEQKQQTVQLVMLYQAKVAQSNEQFTIGANGEMVQKTKAQLQKEFNSDNEIARFSEHDL, from the coding sequence ATGAATATCGACAATCTTGTACAAAATATTACCCCAGAATTATTTGAACGTTTGCAATACGGAGCAGCAACTGGCAAATGGCCAGATGGCACTCCTTTATCAGATGAACAAAAACAGCAAACAGTGCAGTTAGTTATGTTGTATCAAGCAAAAGTTGCTCAATCGAATGAGCAATTTACTATTGGTGCAAATGGCGAAATGGTGCAAAAAACAAAAGCACAACTGCAAAAAGAATTTAACTCAGATAACGAAATAGCTAGGTTTAGTGAACATGATCTTTAA
- a CDS encoding alanine/glycine:cation symporter family protein, protein MDAFGQLLDSLDGMLGGAVWFPYVLLGVGLFFTIYLKFPQIRYFKHACQVVSGKFDKKDTEGDTTHFQALATALSGTVGTGNIGGVALAISIGGPAALFWMWMTAFFGMTTKFVEVTLSHKYREKTEDGTMSGGPMYYMDKRLNMKWLAILFAVATVISSFGTGSLPQINNIAQGMEATFGFAPMATGAVLSILLALVILGGIKRIAAITSRVVPLMAAIYIIGALAVIFYNAENIGPSFSAVFMDAFSGSAAAGGFLGASFAYAFNRGVNRGLFSNEAGQGSAPIAHASAKADEPVSEGIVSILEPFIDTIIICTLTGLVILSSGVWNEKFQTHFERSAMSIIKGDYTEENQTQREDLYKYLNGQKSNIETFTGNIEVVNGEALSTGFTVLHSRSIAEDVRFGITEKHKYTGVVEVIDGMPTDDSISLVGKSLVHSAELTTKAFKRGYFGDSGQYIVSIGLLLFAFSTAIAWSYYGDRAMIYLLGHRSVMPYRVFYVAAFFWASFADTTLVWKLAAVAIVVMTLPNLIGIMLLRKEMKESVDDYWVKFKKDNEK, encoded by the coding sequence GTGGATGCATTCGGACAACTTTTAGATAGCCTAGATGGCATGTTAGGAGGAGCAGTATGGTTTCCTTATGTGTTATTAGGGGTTGGTTTATTTTTTACTATTTATTTAAAATTTCCCCAAATACGGTATTTTAAACATGCTTGCCAAGTTGTTTCGGGTAAGTTTGATAAAAAAGATACAGAAGGGGATACCACTCACTTTCAAGCACTTGCTACAGCACTATCGGGCACAGTAGGCACAGGTAATATTGGTGGCGTAGCACTGGCTATATCAATTGGTGGGCCTGCGGCGTTGTTTTGGATGTGGATGACCGCATTTTTTGGTATGACTACCAAGTTTGTAGAAGTTACCTTGTCGCATAAATACCGTGAAAAAACTGAAGATGGCACTATGTCTGGCGGCCCAATGTATTACATGGATAAACGCCTTAACATGAAATGGCTGGCCATTTTATTTGCCGTAGCCACTGTAATTAGCTCGTTTGGTACAGGCAGCCTGCCACAAATTAATAATATTGCACAAGGTATGGAAGCCACCTTTGGTTTTGCGCCTATGGCCACAGGTGCAGTGTTATCTATTTTACTTGCCTTGGTTATATTAGGCGGCATTAAGCGTATTGCAGCAATTACATCACGCGTAGTACCGTTAATGGCGGCTATTTATATTATTGGTGCTCTGGCTGTTATTTTTTATAACGCTGAAAACATCGGTCCTTCATTTTCTGCTGTATTTATGGACGCATTTTCTGGCTCTGCTGCCGCAGGTGGCTTCTTGGGGGCGTCATTTGCTTATGCGTTTAACCGGGGTGTAAACCGTGGTTTATTCTCTAACGAAGCGGGTCAAGGTTCTGCGCCTATAGCGCATGCTTCGGCAAAAGCTGATGAGCCAGTATCAGAGGGTATAGTATCTATCCTAGAACCTTTTATCGATACCATTATTATTTGTACGCTTACGGGGTTGGTTATTTTATCCTCGGGGGTGTGGAATGAAAAATTTCAAACTCATTTTGAGCGCTCGGCTATGAGTATTATTAAAGGCGATTACACAGAAGAAAACCAAACACAGCGCGAAGACCTCTATAAATATCTTAATGGTCAAAAAAGTAATATAGAGACGTTTACCGGCAATATTGAAGTGGTTAATGGTGAGGCATTGAGTACAGGTTTTACGGTACTACATTCACGCTCAATTGCAGAGGATGTACGCTTTGGTATTACTGAAAAGCACAAATATACAGGTGTTGTAGAAGTAATAGATGGCATGCCAACAGATGACAGCATTAGTTTAGTGGGCAAATCATTGGTACATTCAGCAGAGCTAACTACCAAGGCTTTTAAACGTGGTTACTTTGGCGATAGTGGCCAGTACATTGTATCAATAGGCTTATTGCTGTTTGCGTTCTCTACTGCCATTGCTTGGTCGTACTATGGAGATCGCGCAATGATTTACTTATTAGGGCATCGCTCAGTAATGCCGTATCGCGTATTTTATGTGGCTGCATTCTTTTGGGCATCGTTCGCCGATACTACCTTGGTATGGAAGTTAGCGGCAGTGGCTATTGTTGTAATGACACTACCTAACTTAATTGGCATTATGTTATTGCGTAAAGAGATGAAAGAATCGGTAGATGACTACTGGGTCAAATTCAAAAAAGACAACGAGAAATAA
- a CDS encoding M14 family metallopeptidase gives MKISSNFDSGNIKVIEATDPLNIQLEINNDFQSEFYQWFHFRLETTPYQLHKLNINKLENSAYPDGWVDYQAVASYDRQTWFRVPSIYENGTLSFEIEPECGSVYFAYFAPYSYERHLDLLTWAQSQQICQLETLGETLDGRDMSVLKIGEPSADKKNIWITARQHPGETMAQWFVEGILHKLLDDEDPHAAALLSKAVFYIVPNMNPDGSARGHLRTNAKGVNLNREWQTPSMENSPEVYLVLNKMRETGLDMHLDIHGDEAIPYNFVAGSEGIPSYDARLKDLEDSFKAALLTITPEFQDEHGYPKDEPGQANLTVGSSATAEEFKALTYTVEMPFKDNNDLPDPDYGWSDRRSYQFGQDTLAAIVNVVDKLR, from the coding sequence ATGAAAATCAGTAGCAATTTCGATAGTGGTAATATTAAGGTTATTGAAGCCACCGATCCATTAAATATCCAGTTAGAGATTAATAACGATTTCCAGTCTGAATTTTATCAGTGGTTTCATTTTCGCCTAGAAACAACCCCTTACCAATTACATAAGCTAAATATAAACAAGCTCGAAAATTCAGCTTATCCAGATGGCTGGGTAGATTATCAGGCGGTTGCATCGTATGACCGTCAAACGTGGTTTCGTGTACCTTCAATCTACGAAAATGGCACATTAAGCTTTGAAATAGAGCCAGAGTGCGGCAGTGTTTATTTTGCTTATTTTGCACCATATAGCTATGAGCGTCATTTAGATTTACTTACGTGGGCGCAAAGCCAGCAAATTTGCCAATTAGAAACATTGGGCGAAACCCTTGATGGCCGCGACATGAGCGTACTTAAAATTGGTGAGCCAAGTGCAGATAAGAAAAACATTTGGATCACAGCTCGCCAGCATCCGGGTGAAACAATGGCGCAGTGGTTTGTAGAGGGAATACTTCACAAACTACTTGATGACGAAGACCCGCATGCTGCTGCATTACTATCAAAAGCAGTATTTTATATTGTGCCAAACATGAACCCAGATGGTAGTGCTCGTGGGCACTTACGTACTAACGCTAAAGGCGTTAACTTAAACCGTGAATGGCAAACGCCGAGCATGGAAAATAGCCCAGAAGTTTATTTAGTGCTTAATAAAATGCGTGAAACAGGCCTAGATATGCACCTTGATATTCATGGTGATGAAGCAATCCCGTATAACTTTGTAGCCGGCAGTGAAGGCATTCCAAGTTATGATGCGCGCTTAAAAGATCTAGAAGATAGCTTTAAAGCTGCTTTGTTAACCATTACTCCTGAGTTTCAAGACGAACATGGCTACCCTAAAGACGAGCCAGGCCAAGCTAACCTTACAGTAGGTTCATCTGCAACAGCAGAAGAATTTAAGGCGCTTACCTATACAGTCGAAATGCCATTTAAAGATAATAACGACTTACCCGACCCAGATTACGGTTGGTCAGATCGTCGTTCATATCAATTTGGCCAAGATACTTTGGCGGCTATCGTAAATGTCGTTGATAAATTAAGATAA
- the ltrA gene encoding group II intron reverse transcriptase/maturase: MTVYYSLYGQLLDINNLYKGFKKVKAAKGAAGIDRQSIAAFALNLEENLKQLQGELQSKQYRAQPVKRIEIPKDDGGVRLLGIPTVRDRIVQQTLLNILQPLFDIDFHPSSYGYRPKRSCHDAISKATVFIRKYHREWVVDMDLSKCFDLLDHDLIISSVKSKVTDGSILKLLKQFLKSGVMIGNNWEASELGSPQGGVISPLLANIYLDAFDQEMKKRNHRIVRYADDILILCCTEKAAKNALTVATQILEKGLKLTVNEKKTHIAHSSEGVKFLGVEIGSNWTRIQATKLKGFKQRVKRLTKRNSGMNLIEVIKRLNPVVRGFVNYFSIANCKRVLNLLARWVRRRLRAIQLRLWKNPARLHKRLKQLGKKPPFKFIKMNSWRNSLSPLSNVAMPNQWFEEQGLYSMEKVSTGWLAQSAFRK; this comes from the coding sequence ATGACAGTTTACTACAGCTTGTATGGGCAATTATTAGATATTAATAACCTGTACAAGGGATTCAAAAAAGTGAAAGCAGCGAAAGGAGCGGCCGGAATAGATAGGCAGTCCATAGCCGCGTTCGCCTTGAATTTAGAAGAAAACTTGAAACAACTGCAAGGTGAACTGCAAAGCAAGCAGTATCGCGCACAGCCAGTCAAACGGATAGAAATACCGAAAGATGATGGTGGTGTGAGACTGCTGGGAATTCCAACAGTTCGCGACCGCATAGTACAACAAACACTATTGAACATTCTCCAACCGCTCTTCGACATCGACTTTCACCCATCAAGTTATGGGTACAGGCCGAAACGAAGTTGTCATGACGCCATCAGCAAAGCCACGGTATTTATTCGTAAATATCACCGTGAGTGGGTGGTTGATATGGATCTGTCGAAGTGTTTTGACCTACTCGATCACGACTTGATCATAAGCAGCGTCAAAAGCAAAGTGACAGACGGTAGCATCTTAAAACTGCTCAAACAGTTTTTAAAAAGCGGAGTAATGATAGGCAATAATTGGGAAGCGAGTGAGCTAGGAAGTCCACAAGGTGGTGTTATCAGTCCACTGTTGGCGAATATCTACCTAGATGCATTTGATCAAGAAATGAAAAAGCGAAATCACAGAATAGTGAGGTACGCCGACGACATATTGATCTTATGCTGCACAGAAAAAGCAGCCAAGAATGCACTCACAGTAGCGACTCAGATACTCGAAAAAGGCTTAAAGTTAACAGTCAACGAAAAGAAAACGCACATAGCGCATAGTAGTGAAGGCGTAAAATTTTTGGGAGTGGAGATAGGCAGTAATTGGACGCGTATCCAAGCCACAAAACTCAAAGGCTTTAAACAAAGAGTTAAACGATTAACAAAGCGAAATAGTGGCATGAACTTAATTGAAGTAATAAAAAGACTCAATCCAGTGGTGCGCGGCTTTGTAAATTATTTCAGTATAGCCAATTGTAAACGAGTGCTAAATTTGTTGGCAAGGTGGGTGAGACGACGATTAAGGGCAATTCAGTTAAGGTTGTGGAAAAACCCAGCGAGGTTGCATAAGCGACTAAAACAATTAGGGAAAAAGCCGCCATTTAAGTTCATCAAAATGAACTCATGGCGAAACTCTCTAAGTCCATTATCGAATGTAGCGATGCCAAACCAATGGTTTGAGGAGCAAGGTTTATATTCAATGGAAAAAGTAAGTACAGGATGGCTTGCTCAATCGGCGTTTAGAAAATAA
- a CDS encoding glyceraldehyde-3-phosphate dehydrogenase, translating to MTSSHELEYTNSWQERQGYAESMQPIIGKLYRSRGIEIAVYGRPLVNASPIEIIKSHKSVAQFEGTKLRLRESFPFLEAISKMDLNSARIDIGKLAYSYLYNDAANGRSVEEFVKDELAEIADLPAKESRDVVLYGFGRIGRLLARLLIEKSGPYADLRLRAIVVRGGKDGDLEKRASLLRRDSIHGPFNGSITVDKERNAIKANGSYIQVIYANSPSEIDYTAYGIDNALIVDNTGIWKDEAGLGQHLECKGAAKVLLTAPAKGNIKNIVYGVNNKDILPEDKIVCAASCTTNAITPTLKALNDKFGIKNGHVETVHSYTNDQNLIDNYHKADRRGRAAALNMVITETGAAKAVSKALPELEGKLTGNAIRVPTPNVSLAILNLNLEKSTSVEELNAFLRDTALHSDLRDQIDYTASTEIVSTDLVGSRYAGVVDSQATIVDDNRIVLYVWYDNEFGYSCQVVRCMRDMAEVAFPSLPH from the coding sequence ATGACCTCATCTCACGAGTTAGAATACACAAATAGTTGGCAAGAACGCCAAGGTTACGCAGAAAGCATGCAACCAATCATTGGTAAGCTTTATCGTAGTCGTGGTATCGAAATTGCTGTTTATGGCCGCCCACTTGTAAATGCAAGCCCAATTGAAATTATCAAATCTCACAAATCAGTTGCGCAGTTTGAAGGTACAAAATTACGTTTACGTGAAAGCTTCCCATTTTTAGAAGCGATTAGCAAAATGGATTTAAACTCTGCACGTATCGATATTGGTAAGCTTGCTTACAGCTATTTGTATAATGATGCTGCAAACGGTCGTTCTGTTGAAGAGTTTGTAAAAGATGAGCTCGCTGAAATTGCTGATTTACCAGCTAAAGAATCACGCGATGTGGTGCTTTATGGCTTTGGTCGAATTGGCCGTTTACTTGCACGCCTACTAATTGAAAAATCAGGTCCTTATGCTGACTTACGCCTACGCGCAATTGTTGTACGTGGTGGTAAAGATGGCGACCTTGAAAAACGTGCCAGTTTATTACGTCGTGATTCAATTCACGGTCCATTTAATGGATCTATCACTGTTGATAAAGAACGTAATGCAATTAAAGCTAATGGTAGCTACATCCAGGTTATTTACGCTAACTCTCCTAGCGAAATAGATTACACAGCCTACGGCATCGACAATGCACTTATTGTTGATAACACAGGTATTTGGAAAGATGAAGCAGGCCTTGGTCAGCATTTAGAATGTAAAGGCGCTGCTAAAGTATTATTAACGGCTCCTGCTAAAGGTAATATCAAAAACATCGTATATGGTGTAAATAACAAAGATATTTTACCTGAAGACAAAATTGTATGTGCAGCAAGCTGTACAACTAATGCCATTACACCAACACTTAAAGCATTAAACGATAAGTTTGGCATTAAAAATGGTCACGTAGAAACGGTTCACTCGTATACTAATGACCAAAACTTAATTGATAACTACCACAAAGCAGACCGCCGTGGCCGTGCTGCTGCACTTAACATGGTAATTACTGAAACAGGCGCTGCAAAAGCGGTTTCAAAAGCACTACCAGAGCTTGAGGGCAAACTAACGGGTAACGCAATTCGCGTACCTACACCTAACGTGTCGCTGGCTATTTTGAACCTAAACTTAGAAAAGAGCACCTCGGTAGAAGAGCTAAATGCATTTTTACGCGATACCGCACTTCACTCAGACCTGCGCGACCAAATTGATTACACCGCTTCTACTGAAATCGTATCTACCGATTTAGTAGGTAGTCGTTACGCTGGTGTGGTTGACTCGCAAGCAACTATTGTTGATGACAACCGTATTGTACTTTACGTTTGGTACGATAATGAATTTGGTTACAGCTGCCAAGTGGTACGTTGTATGCGCGATATGGCCGAAGTGGCATTCCCAAGCTTACCTCACTAA
- a CDS encoding DUF2989 domain-containing protein, whose amino-acid sequence MVIRLIVVLGVLTLAGCEKPLSLAQVCKETPGFCNDLNKDNHCREQRSNTILQRYIEYKHPTDENKYQLLKEFESYNQCITLAAKIEHIKLKEKKTSRVEGKLTSIKEMTRLYQDTKSTNHPGLLYYHWSRNNDQRALTKFLALEHDERVTTSAEMQLFLASYYIKFDDDKTIDLLYKTLELNKAQQIPDPEVFTSLVSLFYKQQNYKHAYVFSKVAQMSGIENVDIFAVEQQLASSRKNLDSLDSLAQQTFQQIRAGKFVSPREF is encoded by the coding sequence ATGGTTATAAGACTAATAGTAGTGCTTGGAGTACTCACCTTAGCCGGATGTGAAAAGCCACTAAGCTTGGCCCAAGTATGTAAAGAAACGCCCGGTTTTTGCAACGATCTAAATAAAGATAATCATTGTCGGGAGCAGCGTTCTAACACTATTTTGCAGCGTTATATTGAATATAAGCACCCAACTGATGAAAATAAATATCAGCTACTTAAAGAGTTTGAATCATATAATCAGTGTATTACGCTTGCAGCTAAAATTGAGCATATAAAATTAAAAGAAAAAAAGACCTCTCGTGTAGAAGGTAAATTAACCAGTATTAAAGAAATGACGCGATTATATCAAGATACTAAAAGTACTAATCACCCAGGCTTACTTTACTATCATTGGTCGCGTAATAACGATCAGCGAGCACTGACTAAATTTTTAGCTTTGGAGCATGATGAAAGGGTGACAACAAGTGCTGAAATGCAACTTTTTTTGGCATCGTATTATATTAAATTTGATGATGATAAAACGATTGATTTGCTCTACAAAACATTAGAACTTAATAAAGCACAGCAAATACCTGATCCCGAGGTGTTTACTTCTTTGGTCAGTTTGTTTTATAAACAACAAAATTATAAACATGCCTATGTTTTTTCTAAAGTTGCGCAGATGTCGGGGATAGAAAACGTTGATATATTTGCTGTAGAGCAGCAATTGGCAAGCAGCAGAAAAAATCTTGATAGTTTAGATTCTTTAGCGCAACAAACTTTTCAGCAAATTCGCGCTGGTAAGTTTGTATCACCTAGGGAGTTTTAA
- the ihfA gene encoding integration host factor subunit alpha, which yields MALTKADIAEHLFEKLGINKKDAKDLVEAFFEEIRSALEKGEQIKLSGFGNFDLRDKKERPGRNPKTGEDIPISARRVVTFRPGQKLKTRVEVGTSKAK from the coding sequence ATGGCGCTTACTAAAGCCGACATAGCTGAGCACCTATTTGAAAAACTCGGGATCAATAAAAAAGATGCCAAAGATTTAGTTGAAGCGTTTTTTGAAGAAATCCGCTCAGCGCTTGAAAAAGGCGAGCAGATTAAGCTCTCTGGATTTGGTAATTTTGATCTTCGTGATAAAAAAGAAAGACCGGGACGTAATCCGAAAACAGGGGAAGATATTCCTATTTCGGCGCGTCGCGTGGTGACCTTTAGACCTGGGCAAAAACTTAAAACCCGAGTAGAAGTGGGCACAAGTAAAGCAAAGTAA